GATTCGGTTCCTTTCCCTCATCTTCAATAGAGATTTGTTCCATCCCGTAATCCTTGGCAAAATAAGTCAGTGCCGGATGATAAATTAGAAAAGTTTTATTCTCTTTCTTCGGAATAATTCGACGGGCTGCCTGATCAATGCTATCAATCTCCACCCGGAACTGACGATAGTTTTTTTCAAACGCCTCCCTCTGATCGGGGAATTTTGCCGCCAACACATCCAATATCGTGCGAGCCATCATCTCCGCATACCGGGGAGACATCCACACGTGAGGATCAAAATTCCCGCCATGCGAACCGTGATCGTGCTGATGTCCATGTCCGTGGTCATGATTACAAGCTCCTTGCTCCAAATCCATCCCGACAGATTGCTTCACGAGTAACATATTTTTCTGAGTTTCCAGAAAAGGATACAAATTACTCAACTCGAAAGGCAAATATCCCACGGCAAAATAAACAGAGCTATTGTGTAAAGCCTTCAACTGCTCCGTACTCAGATCACTCACCGCAGGATTCGCTCCCGGTGGAATCATCACGTTCACCTTCACGTAATCACCCGCAATTCTCCCCACGAAATAACGCTGTGGTAAAATACTCACGCTAATCGTTCTCTCCTTGTCTTTATTCTCCCCACAAGCCGTTAATAAGGCTATCAAAACAACTATAATTCCTATTTTCATTATATTGGATATATCAAATTCTTCTCTTCGATCACGTCTAACACTTCGGAAAGATATTTTGCAGCCTCGTATTTTGCCATGGGTAAATTGTGCAACAAATAATTACCGCAATCTTTAGCGGCAACACCGGGGACTTCTCCCTCGAAATCCCGGATAAAACGGAAGGTCTCCCGCATTAACTCCACGATGTCACGGGACTCCAAGTCGCCTTTCATCAAAAAGTAATTTCCCGTACAGCACCCCATTGGTCCCCAAAACACGATCTTGTCACCCCACTCCTTATGATTGCGCAAATAGGTCGCCGCCAGATGCTCTATCGTATGTAACTCTCCCTGTCCCAACACGGGTTCCCGGTTCGGTTCCTTCATGCGTATATCAAACGTCGTGACCACCTGATCACCTAAATAGTCTTTACGGGAAACATAAATTCCCCTCAACAAGCGCAGGTGATCAATCGTAAAACTCGGTATTTTTTCCATGCTTTAAATTTTATTCTTCTGATAAGGCTTTGATTAACACTTTAATCATTTCAAAAGAACGTTTAGGAGCCTCTTCCCAAAAATTCAAATATTGTTTGTAATGATCTTTTACCCCGGGAGTATCACTGATAATACGATAGCTCAAGAATGGAACCCCACACATATAGCAAACCTGTGCAATGGCACATGATTCCATGTCGACCGCCATTCCTTCCGGAAAACGTTTTTTAATCTCCGTCAACTCCTCTTTATCGGTAATAAACTTATCCCCGCTACATATCAAACCTCCGTAAACATTACCATCATGAGCAACAGATAATGCCAATTTACACAGCTCCTTATCCGAAACGAAACGAGCCGGCAAACCTTGCACCTGGCCATATTCATTTCCTTCTCCACACCACACGTCATGATAAACCATATTCTCGCCCACGACAATATCCATCACTTCTGTCAAGGGATCTATCCCCCCCGCAACCCCGGTATTGACAATAATATCCGGTGTGTAACGCTGTATCATCTCCATCGTACCGACAGCAGCACATACCTTTCCAATACCGCTTTTAACCAAGATAACTTCCACGTTCCCGATGCGTCCTTCCGTAAAAAGAAGTCCGCGAACAGGTTCTTCTTTTGTCTGTTCCAATAATGATTTCACCAGTCCGTATTCGGACGTCATGGCCACAATTATTCCGATCCTTCTCATATAACTCTATTGAAAAAATGGATTCATTCTTTTTTCTTCTCCGATCGTCGTGAATCCTCCATGCCCGGGAATGACACGAACATCATCGGGTAATACAAACAATTTTTCCCGGATACCATTCAACAACTGATTCATATCCCCACCCGGCAAATCAGCCCGGCCAATACTTCCCTGGAACAAAACATCCCCCGCAACCAGTAATTTATCCTTTTCACTATAAAAGCAAAGCCCTCCCGGAGAGTGTCCCGGGACATGGATCACCTTCAATTCCGAATGTCCGAACTTCACGATATCCCCATCTTTCAGGTATTCCCCCAAAGCCGGTGGCGGGGTAATTCCTTTCACACCTAACATAGCCGCATACCTTTCGGCATCCTCTACCCAAAACGAATCCGCCTCATGCGCCCGGGCTGATAGCCCAAACTCATCCAGCATGAAATTATTCCCGAAAATATGATCGATATGCAAATGTGTATTTAACAATGCTACCGGCGTCAACTGATTCTCCACTAAGAAACTCTTCAAACGTTGTCCTTCTTCCTTCGAAAAACAACCGCAATCAATCACTACGGCCTCCCCTGTCTCGTCATACAACACGATCGTGTTCTCTTGCCATGGATTATTTGTAAATACTTTAATTTTCATCTGTCGTACATTTTAACCCGACAAATATACGAAGAATTCGTGAGATTCAGGCAGATTTTGGCGGAATAAAGTAAGTGGTTGGAGACTAAAGGAATTGGGTGTTGAATGACTGTATTCTTCCTTTTTCCAAAAAAGCGGGATATTGAGGAGTTGTGAGGTAATTTTGCTACCTATCCGTTGCCTTTTTTAGTGTCGAACGACATCGAAAATGAAACGTGAAACTACTCTGATTTCGCCTCTGCCATCTCAAAGAACCCTTGTTTGAGAGAATAAAGATACGCAGAATTTTCCGTATATCGGTAAAATATGCCTATTGTTTTCTGTTTCAAGGGGCTGTTTCTATGTTCTGCCATATTTTTCATGCTGACAGGTAACTCTATACCGGTTAATTTTGCAATTAAAAGTATAGAGCTATGAATCAAGAAGATGTAAGGGTTTCGTTCTACCTGAAAAAGAGCGAAGCGGACGAGCAGGGAGAGTGCCCGATTATGGGCAGGTTGAATGTAGGCAAGTATTCCGAGGCGGCCTTCAGCATGAAGATGACGGCTCCGGAATCGGCATGGCTTTCCGGTCGTGCCACGGGGAAGAGCGCAAGGTCAAGGGAAATCAACCGGCAGTTGGACGAGATACGCGCTTCGGCACTCTCCATCTATCAGGACTTGTTTGCCCTTCGGGAGAAAGTATCAGCCGAGGAGGTGAAATGTATCCTTTTGGGCATGGCTTACGGGCAGGAAACTTTGGTGGCGTTCTTCCTCAGTTTCATAAAGAAATTCGAGAAAAAAGTCGGAATCAATCGTGAGGAAAGCACGGCCACATCCTACAAGTATGCTTGTGGCCAACTCATGCAGTTTCTCAACAAGGAATACAACCTTTCGGACATTCCCTTCACGGCATTGGACAGGTCTTTCATAGACAAATATGATCTATACCTGCGGACGGACTGCCAACTGAGTGCGGGAACTATTCTGCTGCTGACCACACAGCTGATGACGGTTATCCGGAAAGCGAAGTCGGCAGGTATCCTGACGTCCAATCCGTTTGCAGGCTATGAGGCGGAACGACCGGCAAGGGAAATAAAGTATCTCACGGAGCATGAACTGGAACGCATCATGTCGACACCGCTCCATAACAGGAAACTCTACCATATCCGTGATCTGTTTCTCTTTTCCTGCTTTACCGGCATTCCATACGGGGATATGTGCCGCTTGTCGGATGAAGACCTCGTGGCTGTCGAGGACGGCACATTGTGGATTAAGACCTCCCGCAAGAAAACAAAAATCAGCTATGAGGTCCCCTTACTGGATATTCCGCTCTATATCCTTGAAAAGTACAGGGATGCCGCACCGGAAGGAAAACTGCTGCCGATGTACAGCAACAGCGAATTGAATAACGCGCTGAAAACCATCGCAGACCTGTGCGGTATCAAGCAACGACTCGTATTCCATCAGGCCCGCCATACCAGCGCGACGACCGTACTTCTGTCGAACGGAGTCCCGCTTGAAACCGTGAGCAAGATATTGGGGCATGAACGGATAAGCACCACCCAGATTTATGCCCATGTGACCGATGATAAAGTAGAGAACGACACCCGTATGCTCGATGCCAAGATTGCCGAGCGGTTCTCGGTTGCCATTTAACCTGTATGTC
The window above is part of the Butyricimonas paravirosa genome. Proteins encoded here:
- a CDS encoding 5'-methylthioadenosine/adenosylhomocysteine nucleosidase — translated: MRRIGIIVAMTSEYGLVKSLLEQTKEEPVRGLLFTEGRIGNVEVILVKSGIGKVCAAVGTMEMIQRYTPDIIVNTGVAGGIDPLTEVMDIVVGENMVYHDVWCGEGNEYGQVQGLPARFVSDKELCKLALSVAHDGNVYGGLICSGDKFITDKEELTEIKKRFPEGMAVDMESCAIAQVCYMCGVPFLSYRIISDTPGVKDHYKQYLNFWEEAPKRSFEMIKVLIKALSEE
- a CDS encoding MBL fold metallo-hydrolase; the encoded protein is MKIKVFTNNPWQENTIVLYDETGEAVVIDCGCFSKEEGQRLKSFLVENQLTPVALLNTHLHIDHIFGNNFMLDEFGLSARAHEADSFWVEDAERYAAMLGVKGITPPPALGEYLKDGDIVKFGHSELKVIHVPGHSPGGLCFYSEKDKLLVAGDVLFQGSIGRADLPGGDMNQLLNGIREKLFVLPDDVRVIPGHGGFTTIGEEKRMNPFFQ
- a CDS encoding metal ABC transporter solute-binding protein, Zn/Mn family, producing the protein MKIGIIVVLIALLTACGENKDKERTISVSILPQRYFVGRIAGDYVKVNVMIPPGANPAVSDLSTEQLKALHNSSVYFAVGYLPFELSNLYPFLETQKNMLLVKQSVGMDLEQGACNHDHGHGHQHDHGSHGGNFDPHVWMSPRYAEMMARTILDVLAAKFPDQREAFEKNYRQFRVEIDSIDQAARRIIPKKENKTFLIYHPALTYFAKDYGMEQISIEDEGKEPNPSHLKAVIDTCRAKGIKIVFIQNQFDVANAKAIAKEIDGEVITIDPLSPDWKAEMYSLLGIIEQKMK
- a CDS encoding S-ribosylhomocysteine lyase encodes the protein MEKIPSFTIDHLRLLRGIYVSRKDYLGDQVVTTFDIRMKEPNREPVLGQGELHTIEHLAATYLRNHKEWGDKIVFWGPMGCCTGNYFLMKGDLESRDIVELMRETFRFIRDFEGEVPGVAAKDCGNYLLHNLPMAKYEAAKYLSEVLDVIEEKNLIYPI
- a CDS encoding site-specific integrase, which produces MNQEDVRVSFYLKKSEADEQGECPIMGRLNVGKYSEAAFSMKMTAPESAWLSGRATGKSARSREINRQLDEIRASALSIYQDLFALREKVSAEEVKCILLGMAYGQETLVAFFLSFIKKFEKKVGINREESTATSYKYACGQLMQFLNKEYNLSDIPFTALDRSFIDKYDLYLRTDCQLSAGTILLLTTQLMTVIRKAKSAGILTSNPFAGYEAERPAREIKYLTEHELERIMSTPLHNRKLYHIRDLFLFSCFTGIPYGDMCRLSDEDLVAVEDGTLWIKTSRKKTKISYEVPLLDIPLYILEKYRDAAPEGKLLPMYSNSELNNALKTIADLCGIKQRLVFHQARHTSATTVLLSNGVPLETVSKILGHERISTTQIYAHVTDDKVENDTRMLDAKIAERFSVAI